A window of Halopseudomonas sabulinigri genomic DNA:
GTGCTCGGTAGTGTAGCGAATCAGGCCCGGCGGGTAATCCATCTTTTCCATCACTTCATCGCAGGCGTCGATACAGGCGGTGCAACTGATGCACTCGATCTGCAGGCCATTGCGAATGTCGATGCCGGTAGGGCAGACCTGCACGCAGATTTCACAATCGATGCAGTCACCCTTGCCAACCTCGGCGGGATCGGCGCCTTTCTTGCGTGAGCCACGCGGCTCCCCGCGCGCCGCATCGTAGGAGACGATCAGCGTATCGGCGTCAAACATCACGCTCTGGAAACGAGCGTACGGACACATGTGGATGCACACCTGTTCACGCAGCCAACCGGCGTTGATGTAGGTAGCTGCGGTAAAGAAGAACACCCAGAACAGCGACCAGCCGGCCATCTGCCAGGTAAACATCTCGACGATCAGCCCGCGGATCGGCGTGAAGTAGCCGACGAAGGTCAGTGCGGTAGCCAGCGATACCAGCAGCCAGATGCTGTGCTTGGCCGCGCGGCGCGCGAATTTGTTGAGGCTCATGGGCGCGTGATCGAGCTTGATACGCGCGTTGCGCTCGCCCTCGGTAACGCGTTCGGCCCACATGAATACCCAGGTCCAGACCGTCTGCGGGCAGGTATAGCCACACCAGACCCGGCCGGCAAAGACGGTAATGAAGAACAGTCCAAAGGCGCAGATGATCAGCAGAAACGACAGCAGGAAAAAGTCTTCCGGCTGGAAGGTGGCGCCAAAGATGTGGAACTGGCGGGCAGGCAGGTCCCAGAGCACTGCAGGGCGGTCACCCCACTGCAGCCAGACGGTACCGAAGTACAGCATGAACAGGAATGCCACCCCGGCCAGGCGAATGTTCTTGAACAGGCCCTTGTAAGAGCGGGTCTGTATCTTTTCGCGTTTGGCGTAGAGGTCGTAGGTTTCTACCTTGGGAGTGACGTCTTCCAGGGGGATTTTACTGCTCATATCAGGCTGACCCTCAGGCGAAGGGGAGTGTTGGCGGACTGACCTCACGTAGGGTCAGACTTTGCCTGTATCACTGAAAATAGACCGGATTGGTAAGCTGCACAATGCGACCAGTGGTCGCGCAGCCGGAAAGCCAGAAACAAGATGGGGGAACCAAGTTCCCCCATCTGTCAGTGCTTTTACTTACGTGCTAACTACACCTTACTGCTCGTCCTGCTGATGGGACAGGCTGTAGATGTAGGAGGCCAGCATGTGGATCTTGTCTTCACCCAGATGCGCCTGCGACGGCATGTGACCGTTACGGCCGTAGCGCACGGTCTGCTGAACCTGCAGGAAGCTGGAACCGTACAGCCAGATATCGTCGGTCAGGTTCGGCGCGCCCATCTGATGGTTGCCCTTACCGTCTGCGCCGTGACAGGCCACACAGGTATTGGTGAAGGTTTCGGCACCGGCAACCAGATCAACGCCTTCTGTTTCCAGACCAGACAGGCTGCGAACATAGCCAGAGACGTTGCGCACACCGGACTCACCAATTACGTTGAGCCAGGCAGGCATGGCTGCCTGACGACCGCCGCGCAGTGTGGTCTTGATGGTTTCCGGGTCGCCGCCGTACAGCCAATCGTTGTCGGTCAGGTTGGGGAAGCCGAATGCACCGCGCGCGTCGGAGCCGTGGCAGACCGAGCAATTGGTGGCAAACAGACGCTGGCCAATGCGGGTGGCATCGCGATCCTTGGCTACTTCTTCCACCGGCATTTCGCGGTATTTGGCGAAAATCGGAGCAAACTGCTCTTCTGCCTTGGCGACTTCAGCCTGATATTCCTTGACTGAAGTCCACTCCAGGTAACCGGGCCATTTGCCCAGGCCCGGATACAGGAACAGATAGAAGGCAGCAAATACCATGGTGGCGACGAAGAGTACAAACCACCAGCGGGGCAGGGGGTTATCGTACTCTTCAATACCGTCAAAGCTATGGCCGACTTTCTCGTCGGTTTGCTCCGGACGCTGACCCTTGCGCGTGGCCAGCAGCAACCACAGGATCAGGCCCAGGCAGGTCAGGGTCAGGACAACAATGTACCCGCTCCAGAAATTAGTCATTACTTGTTACTCCTAGCATCATCTTGCTGCTCTTCCGTGGCCTTGGCGTCGTCGTCATCGAGGAAGGGCAGTTGCGCTGCTTCGTCGAAGTCTTTCTTCTTGTATGAGCTGTAAGCCCATATCACGACACCAATGAAGGCCACCATGGCAAAGATGGTGCCCAGGCCGCGGAGAGTGTTGATATCCATGGTTGCTTACCGATCCGAAAGGACAGTGCCGAGGTGCTGCAGGTAGGCGATGATGGCGTCCATTTCGGACACTCCCTCAACCGCTTCCTTGGCACCAGCGATGTCTTCGTCAGTGTAAGGCACGCCCATTCCACGCAGCACTTCCATCTTCTTGGCGGTGTACTTGCCATCGAGGACGTTGTCCTGCAGCCAGGGGAAGGCGGGCATCTTGGATTCCGGCACCACGTCACGCGGGTTGATCAGGTGAGCACGGTGCCAATCGTCGGAGTAACGCTTGCCGACACGGGCCAGATCCGGACCGGTACGCTTGGAGCCCCACAGGAAGGGGTGTTCCCAAACGCTTTCACCGGCGACCGAGTAATGGCCGTAGCGCTCTGTCTCGGCACGGAAAGGACGAATCATCTGCGAGTGGCAGCCAACGCAGCCTTCACGGATGTACAGGTCACGACCTTCCAGTTCCAGGGCAGTGTAAGGGCGCAGGCCCTCTACCGGCTGGGTGGTTTCCGGCTGGAAAAACAGCGGGACGATCTGGACCAGGCCGCCGAAGCTGATGGCGATAACCATCAGCACGACCATCAGGCCCAGGTTCTTTTCTACGGTTTCATGCATTTTCATCTAATTCGTCCCTCAAGCAGTCTGGGCTGCGGCTTCAAGTGCCGCCGGCTTGCTGTGACGCACGGTACGCCACACGTTGTAAGCCATCAGCAGCATGCCCAGCAGGAAGAAGGCGCCGCCGATCATCCGCACGATGTAACCCGGATGGCTGGCTTCCAGAGCTTCGACGAAGGAGTAGGTCGGAGTGCCGTCGACGTTGACTGCACGCCACATCAGACCCTGGGTAATACCGTTGACCCACATGGCAACGATGTAGAGCACGGTGCCGATGGTCGCCAACCAGAAGTGGGCGTTGATCAGCGGGGTGCTGTACATGGCTTCGCGACCAAAGATCTTGGGGATCATGTGGTACAGAGAGCCGATGGAGATCATGGCAACCCAGCCCAGAGCACCGGCGTGTACGTGACCAATGGTCCAGTCGGTGTAGTGGGACAGCGCGTTCACGGTCTTGATGGCCATCATCGGGCCTTCAAAGGTGGACATGCCGTAGAACGCCAGCGCCACAACCAGGAAACGCAGGATGGGATCGGTGCGCAGTTTGTGCCAGGCGCCGGACAGGGTCATCATGCCGTTGATCATGCCGCCCCAGCTCGGAGCC
This region includes:
- a CDS encoding cbb3-type cytochrome oxidase subunit 3 is translated as MDINTLRGLGTIFAMVAFIGVVIWAYSSYKKKDFDEAAQLPFLDDDDAKATEEQQDDARSNK
- the ccoG gene encoding cytochrome c oxidase accessory protein CcoG; its protein translation is MSSKIPLEDVTPKVETYDLYAKREKIQTRSYKGLFKNIRLAGVAFLFMLYFGTVWLQWGDRPAVLWDLPARQFHIFGATFQPEDFFLLSFLLIICAFGLFFITVFAGRVWCGYTCPQTVWTWVFMWAERVTEGERNARIKLDHAPMSLNKFARRAAKHSIWLLVSLATALTFVGYFTPIRGLIVEMFTWQMAGWSLFWVFFFTAATYINAGWLREQVCIHMCPYARFQSVMFDADTLIVSYDAARGEPRGSRKKGADPAEVGKGDCIDCEICVQVCPTGIDIRNGLQIECISCTACIDACDEVMEKMDYPPGLIRYTTEHSLEGKPTKVFRPRLFGYGTALLVMIGLFIITVSNISQVSLDIERDRNVLFRETSSGQIENVYIVKIFNKGTTERSYRLSMQGHEGLTLHLPDRPLLVGPSSKLQLPLNVQIDPAELDGATNIPVIFEVVATDDDSVVASSESRFMAPKVR
- the ccoP gene encoding cytochrome-c oxidase, cbb3-type subunit III, whose amino-acid sequence is MTNFWSGYIVVLTLTCLGLILWLLLATRKGQRPEQTDEKVGHSFDGIEEYDNPLPRWWFVLFVATMVFAAFYLFLYPGLGKWPGYLEWTSVKEYQAEVAKAEEQFAPIFAKYREMPVEEVAKDRDATRIGQRLFATNCSVCHGSDARGAFGFPNLTDNDWLYGGDPETIKTTLRGGRQAAMPAWLNVIGESGVRNVSGYVRSLSGLETEGVDLVAGAETFTNTCVACHGADGKGNHQMGAPNLTDDIWLYGSSFLQVQQTVRYGRNGHMPSQAHLGEDKIHMLASYIYSLSHQQDEQ
- the ccoO gene encoding cytochrome-c oxidase, cbb3-type subunit II, with product MKMHETVEKNLGLMVVLMVIAISFGGLVQIVPLFFQPETTQPVEGLRPYTALELEGRDLYIREGCVGCHSQMIRPFRAETERYGHYSVAGESVWEHPFLWGSKRTGPDLARVGKRYSDDWHRAHLINPRDVVPESKMPAFPWLQDNVLDGKYTAKKMEVLRGMGVPYTDEDIAGAKEAVEGVSEMDAIIAYLQHLGTVLSDR